Below is a genomic region from Streptomyces ferrugineus.
CTGGCCACACAACACCCGGGGACAACGGCGCCGCCACCCAATTACGGGGCCGGGACGCCCGCACGCAGAGCGCGCGAACCGCCTCTGGACAATTCGCCGCGAATTTTGACACGGTGAACCGCACCGGCCCGTAATCGAACACGCGGTCGATGCTGTTTGGGAGTACCGCCATGCCCGCCACCCCTGCCCCCGCCCTCTCGCCGGACGCCGCCACCTTCTATGCCACCCAGAGCCCGTTCTCCGACCCCGGCGCCCTGGCGTCCCGGTACGCGGATCTGCCCGCCGACCCCGCCGAACTCGCCCGTGTCGTACGCGACTTGCTGATCCATCGCGGAGAGGGCGCGCTGTTCCGGCACACGCATCCGGCGGACCGGCTGCACAACGACGCCGAGACCCGCTATGTCGACGACATCCTGCGGATCATCGTCGAGCGCGACGACGCCCCGCTCGGCCGGCGGCGCGAGGTCGGGGACCGGTTCGTCGGCGTGTGCCGGGACTTCTCGTTACTGCACTGCTCTCTGCTGCGTCACATGGGCGTGCCGGCCCGTGTCCGGTCCGGCTTCGCCGACTGCTTCCGGAAGAACGGCACGGACGACTTCCATGTCGACCACGTCGTCACCGAGTACTGGGACGAGACGAAGGGCGCCTGGGCCCTGGCCGACGCCCAGCTCGCCGACCCGGCCATCACCAGCGACTGGGACGTCGACTTCGACCCGATGGACGTACCGCGCGACCGTTTCCTGGTCGCGGGCGAGGCCTGGCGGGCCATCCGCCAGGACGGCGCGGACCACAGGGCGTTCGGGCTGCATCCGCCCGCGGAGGGGCCGTTCTGGGGGGAGCGGTTCGTCGCGGGCAACGTCCGGCTCGATCTCGCGGCGCTCAACAAGGTGGAGACGCTGTTGTGGGACGTGTGGGGAGAGGAGGACGGCGAGCCGGGGCAGCCGCTGTCGGACGCGGCCCGTGAGCTGTACGACCGCGCCTCCCCCGTCGTCAGCGGCGAGGTGTCCTACGAGGAGGCACGGCGGCTGTTCGCCGAGGACGACACCCTGCGCACCCCGGACAGGGTGACCTGCTTCGCCCCCTTCAACGGGGAGAGCCGGGTCACGCTCCGCCGCTGAACCCGCTCGCCCTCGTCCCCCATTGCCCCCACCCGCCTCGCACCGGAGAGTTGAGGGCATGGATCAGACAGAGGCACGCGGCTGGCTCGGCACGGCCCTCGCGGAGGCCCGTGCCGGGCTGGGCGAGGGCGGGATTCCGATCGGTGCCGCGCTCTACGGGGCCGACGGATCGCTGCTGGGGCGTGGCCACAACCGGCGGGTGCAGGACGGCGACCCCTCGATGCACGCGGAGACGGCCGCGTTCCGGGCGGCGGGGCGGCAGCGGTCGTATCGCGGCACGACCATGGTGACCACCCTCTCGCCGTGCTGGTACTGCTCCGGCCTGGTCCGGCAGTTCGGCATCTCCCGGGTGGTGATCGGCGAGGCGGTCACGTTCCACGGCGGGCACGACTGGCTGGCCGAGCACGGCGTGGAGATCGTGCTGCTCGACGATCCCGAGTGCGTCGACCTGATGCGCACCTTCATCAAGCACCACCCCGACCTGTGGAACGAGGACATCGGTGAGTGACCGGCCCCGCATCCCCACGATCGACCTCAGGCCGTGGCTGCACGGCGACGCCGAGACCCGTGGCGCCATCGCCCGCACGGTCGACGAGGCCCTGCAGAGCGCCGGCTTCCTCCTCGTGACCGGGCACGGCGTGGACCCGTCCCTGCGCGCCCGCATCCGCGCCGCCGCCCGCGCCTTCTTCACGCTCCCCGCCGAGGCGAAGCAGGCGTACGCCGTGAAGGTCGGCGGACGCGGCTGGCTGGGGCCGGGCGCGGAGGCCAACGGGTACGCGGAGGGCACCGAGACCCCGCCGGACCTGAAGGAGTCGCTGAGCTTCGCGACCCACGAGCCCTTCGAGGACCCGGTGGTCAACGCCGAGTGGTACGCGCCGAACGTCTGGCCGAGCGAGGTGCCCGAACTGAGGGCGCTGTGCGAGGAGTACCTCGCACGGATGGGCGAGCTGGAGAACCGGCTGCTGTCCCTGCTCGGCGAGGCCCTCGGGCTCGAACCCGACTTCTTCACCCGGCACATGGACCACCCGACGTACGGCTTCAACATCAACTGGTATCCGGGGCGGGAGACGATCGGCGAGCCGGAGCCGGGCCAGTTCCGCATCGGGCCGCACACCGACTTCGGCACGGTGACGATCCTCGACCGGCAGGCGGGCAAGGGCGGGCTGCAGGTCTTCACGGACGCCGGCGGCTGGGAGGACGCGCCCTACGACCCGGCGGCGTTCACCGTCAACATCGGGGATCTGATGGCCCGTTGGACCGGCGACCGGTGGCGGTCGGGGCGGCACCGGGTGCTACCGCCGCCCGCAGACGCGCCCGCCGAGGAACTGATGTCCCTCGTGTACTTCGGGGAGTGCACCCCCGGCACGGTCGTGGCATCGGTGCCCGCTCCGGTGGGACGGGTGGCGTACGAACCGGTCGACTCGCATGTTTATCTGCGCCGACAGCTGGACTCGATCACCGTCGACTGAGCGCGGCGAACCGTTTCCAGGAAAGGGTTGCCTCGTTGGGCCGGATACCACCCTTTCGGGTGTGTCCCCCGCCGCGAATGGAGCCGCCCGTGCGAATGACTGACATCCAGCGCTGCGAGGTCCGGCCCGGACGACTCGTCGAGTGGACGTTCAGCCCGGCGACCATCGCGACGGCGACCGGCCTGCCGGAGGACTCACGGCCGCCGGCGTACATCCAGGAGTCGCACATCAGGACCGCGAGGTCCGTGCGCGAGGACGGCCTGTTCGTGCCGACCTGGCTCGGTACCGCCTTCGACCTGCCGGGCCGGGCCGACCTCGACGCGCTTCAGGAGGCGCTGCGCGGCTGGACGCTCCGGCACGAGACGCTGCGCAGCGGCTTCCGCTGGTCCGGCGAGGGCGGCGACGAGATGCGCCGGTTCACGCTCGACGCCGACGCCGTGTCCCTGGAGCGCACCGAGGTCGGTGACTTCACCGACCCGGCGGAGCTGGTCCGCCACCTCCAGGAGCGCTTCGACCTCACGGCGGACGCGCTGCGCTGGCCCAACCTCATCTACACGGCCGTCGTCCGGGACGACTCCACCAGCGTGTACATGGCCTTCGACCACAGCAACGTCGACGCCCACTCCATCCACCGCATCCCCGCCGAGATCCACGAGCTGTACGCGGCGCACGTCGCGGGCGGGGCCCTGGAGCCGGCGCCGGCCAGCAGCTACGTCGACTTCTGCGAGATCGAGCGCACGGACGCCGACCGGATCGACGACAGCCACGAGATCGTGGCCCGCTGGCGGGAGTTCATCCGCCGCTGCGACGGCAGGCTGCCGAACTTCCCCGTCGACCTCGGCCTCGACCCGGGGGCCGGCCTGCCCACCCAGAAACTCCTGCGCGAGGAGCTCACCGGACCGGACACCGCCGCCGCCTTCGAGGCGTACTGCCGCCCCTACGGGGGCAGCTCGGTCGGTGTGCTGGCCGCCACCGCGCTGATCGTCCACGAGATCGGCGGCCAGCCCGTCTACCGCACCGTCGTGCCGTTCCACACCCGCGTGAAGTCCCGCTGGTCCGACTCGGTGGGCTGGTACGTCGGCGGCGCCCCCATCGAGATCCCCGTGGAGGAGGCGTACGACCTCCCCAGCGCCCTGCGCACGGTACGCGCCGCGCTGCACGCCGGCCGGCATCTGGCCCGCATGCCGCTCGCCCGCGTCCTCCACCTGCTCGGCGCGGACTTCCGCCCCACCTCCCCCGACCTGTACTCGATCGTCTCCTACGTCGACACCCGGGGCATCGCCGGATCCGGACGCTGGGCCGCGCAGAAGGCGTACGGACTGATCCGGGTGTCGTACGGCGACCAGGTGTGCGCCTGGGTCACCCGGCTGCACGAGGGCCTGTGGTTCGCCAGCCGCTACCCGGACACCGATGTCGCGCAGAAGAACATGCGGCTGTACGTGGAGCGGCTGCGGGACGTCATCGCCTCGACCGTCCCGTAAGGCCCCGGGCGCGCTCAGGCGCCGCCCTCCAGCACCTCGAGCAGCCTCTCGAAGCGGGCCCGCCAGCGCCGCTCGGTCTCCGCCTCGCCCTGGAACTCGTGGGTGAAGCGGAGCGCTGCGCCGTCGTCGCCGTCCCGTTCCAGATGGAACCGGATCCGGCCGCCCTCCACCGTGTACTCGGCGACCCGGTCCACGTCCCAGGCGGTGATCCGCCCGCTGCCGAGATCGCGCAGGGCGACCGCGCCGCCGAGATGCGGTTCGAGGGTGTCGACCGGGGTGCACCAGGACGTGAGGCGCTCCGGGGTGGAGAGCCAGGGCCAGACCGCCTCCATGGGGCGGGGAAGCCGCACCAGGAAGTGCAGGATGTGCGTGTGCCCGTGGGTCTGGCTGATGCCCTGTTCTATGGAACCGGTCATGACACCAGCCTGACTCCGCGAGCGGCGAATTGCACCCCTTACGGCCGCTGACCTGTGTATTCGGTCTTACACGCCGGCGTACGAGTGCTTGCCGGAGACGAAGATGTTCACGCCGTAGTAG
It encodes:
- a CDS encoding transglutaminase-like domain-containing protein, which encodes MPATPAPALSPDAATFYATQSPFSDPGALASRYADLPADPAELARVVRDLLIHRGEGALFRHTHPADRLHNDAETRYVDDILRIIVERDDAPLGRRREVGDRFVGVCRDFSLLHCSLLRHMGVPARVRSGFADCFRKNGTDDFHVDHVVTEYWDETKGAWALADAQLADPAITSDWDVDFDPMDVPRDRFLVAGEAWRAIRQDGADHRAFGLHPPAEGPFWGERFVAGNVRLDLAALNKVETLLWDVWGEEDGEPGQPLSDAARELYDRASPVVSGEVSYEEARRLFAEDDTLRTPDRVTCFAPFNGESRVTLRR
- a CDS encoding nucleoside deaminase, whose protein sequence is MDQTEARGWLGTALAEARAGLGEGGIPIGAALYGADGSLLGRGHNRRVQDGDPSMHAETAAFRAAGRQRSYRGTTMVTTLSPCWYCSGLVRQFGISRVVIGEAVTFHGGHDWLAEHGVEIVLLDDPECVDLMRTFIKHHPDLWNEDIGE
- a CDS encoding isopenicillin N synthase family dioxygenase; amino-acid sequence: MSDRPRIPTIDLRPWLHGDAETRGAIARTVDEALQSAGFLLVTGHGVDPSLRARIRAAARAFFTLPAEAKQAYAVKVGGRGWLGPGAEANGYAEGTETPPDLKESLSFATHEPFEDPVVNAEWYAPNVWPSEVPELRALCEEYLARMGELENRLLSLLGEALGLEPDFFTRHMDHPTYGFNINWYPGRETIGEPEPGQFRIGPHTDFGTVTILDRQAGKGGLQVFTDAGGWEDAPYDPAAFTVNIGDLMARWTGDRWRSGRHRVLPPPADAPAEELMSLVYFGECTPGTVVASVPAPVGRVAYEPVDSHVYLRRQLDSITVD
- a CDS encoding condensation domain-containing protein yields the protein MRMTDIQRCEVRPGRLVEWTFSPATIATATGLPEDSRPPAYIQESHIRTARSVREDGLFVPTWLGTAFDLPGRADLDALQEALRGWTLRHETLRSGFRWSGEGGDEMRRFTLDADAVSLERTEVGDFTDPAELVRHLQERFDLTADALRWPNLIYTAVVRDDSTSVYMAFDHSNVDAHSIHRIPAEIHELYAAHVAGGALEPAPASSYVDFCEIERTDADRIDDSHEIVARWREFIRRCDGRLPNFPVDLGLDPGAGLPTQKLLREELTGPDTAAAFEAYCRPYGGSSVGVLAATALIVHEIGGQPVYRTVVPFHTRVKSRWSDSVGWYVGGAPIEIPVEEAYDLPSALRTVRAALHAGRHLARMPLARVLHLLGADFRPTSPDLYSIVSYVDTRGIAGSGRWAAQKAYGLIRVSYGDQVCAWVTRLHEGLWFASRYPDTDVAQKNMRLYVERLRDVIASTVP
- a CDS encoding SRPBCC domain-containing protein; the encoded protein is MTGSIEQGISQTHGHTHILHFLVRLPRPMEAVWPWLSTPERLTSWCTPVDTLEPHLGGAVALRDLGSGRITAWDVDRVAEYTVEGGRIRFHLERDGDDGAALRFTHEFQGEAETERRWRARFERLLEVLEGGA